The proteins below are encoded in one region of Sedimentibacter sp. zth1:
- the dpsA gene encoding dipicolinate synthase subunit DpsA: MSKRKNITVIGGDDRHIYMIENLCRKGYQVITYGFSDELINNITQVVDSLEEAMSKSDILVCPIPFSRNKVDITFLDLYEDKSIEKFINNLNKNHMIFSAMIPKNVTDYCLNYDIRFYDLLKNNGFAMLNAVATAEGSIAEAISMSKINLHKSNCIVIGYGRCAQILAKKLKSLDANVCVVARNIDSRSLAQANGYSSIPFDKLNDTLVSSDFIFNTVPSIILVKDNLKYIPSHAIIIDIASSPGGVDYISAKELKIQAKNCLGLPGKYAPKSSGEIIAQVIENILSERSSEYEVR, encoded by the coding sequence ATGTCGAAACGTAAAAATATTACTGTTATAGGTGGAGATGATAGACACATCTATATGATTGAGAATTTATGTAGAAAGGGATATCAGGTTATTACTTATGGCTTTTCGGATGAACTTATTAATAATATTACACAAGTAGTAGATTCATTGGAAGAAGCTATGAGTAAAAGTGATATATTAGTATGTCCTATACCCTTTAGTAGAAATAAAGTAGATATTACTTTTTTAGATTTATATGAAGATAAAAGTATAGAAAAATTTATTAATAATTTGAATAAAAATCATATGATTTTTTCGGCAATGATTCCTAAAAATGTTACAGATTATTGCTTGAATTATGATATTCGTTTTTATGATCTTTTAAAAAATAATGGTTTTGCAATGCTTAATGCTGTTGCAACAGCTGAAGGAAGTATTGCAGAAGCAATTAGCATGAGTAAAATTAATTTGCATAAAAGTAATTGTATAGTTATTGGATATGGAAGATGTGCACAAATATTAGCTAAAAAATTAAAATCTCTTGATGCAAATGTTTGTGTTGTAGCAAGAAATATTGATTCTAGATCACTAGCTCAAGCTAATGGTTATTCTTCTATACCATTTGACAAATTAAATGACACTTTGGTATCATCTGATTTTATATTTAACACTGTACCATCTATAATATTAGTGAAAGACAATTTAAAATACATCCCATCACATGCGATTATTATTGACATAGCTTCTTCTCCAGGAGGCGTTGATTACATTTCAGCAAAAGAACTTAAAATACAAGCTAAAAATTGCTTGGGTTTACCTGGAAAATATGCACCAAAATCATCTGGAGAAATTATTGCACAAGTTATAGAAAATATATTATCTGAAAGAAGTAGTGAATATGAAGTTAGATAA
- a CDS encoding dipicolinate synthase subunit B, which yields MKLDKKNVGVAFTGSFCTLEKTFKELENILEENCNVNTVFSYSSQNIDCRFGKSDDFIERAYKLTKNKPILTLEEAEPLGPKNLLDILIIAPCTGNTAAKLVNGITDTPVLMAAKGHLRNNKPLVISLSTNDALGYNLKNIGLLLNTKNIYFVPFGQDDYIRKPNSMVAHTNMIIDTMEKALDGVQIQPIVISPHK from the coding sequence ATGAAGTTAGATAAAAAAAATGTGGGTGTAGCATTCACAGGTTCTTTTTGTACATTGGAAAAAACATTTAAAGAATTAGAAAACATATTAGAAGAAAATTGTAATGTAAACACTGTATTTTCCTATTCATCTCAGAATATAGATTGCAGATTTGGTAAATCAGACGATTTTATAGAAAGAGCATATAAACTAACGAAAAACAAACCAATATTAACATTAGAAGAAGCAGAACCGCTAGGACCTAAGAATTTATTGGATATACTCATAATTGCACCTTGCACAGGTAATACTGCTGCTAAACTAGTTAATGGTATTACTGATACACCAGTATTAATGGCGGCTAAAGGACATCTACGAAATAACAAACCGTTGGTTATCTCACTCTCAACAAATGATGCTTTGGGCTACAATTTGAAAAATATAGGCCTTTTGTTAAATACAAAAAATATATACTTTGTACCTTTCGGCCAAGATGATTATATTAGAAAGCCAAATTCAATGGTAGCACACACCAATATGATAATTGATACTATGGAAAAAGCACTTGATGGAGTGCAAATACAACCAATAGTGATTAGTCCTCATAAATAA
- a CDS encoding DUF1540 domain-containing protein, producing the protein MPQNNCIKCTVQQCKYHDCCNNYCTLQSIQIGTHEQNPTAIECTDCQSFQLK; encoded by the coding sequence ATGCCACAAAACAATTGCATAAAATGTACAGTTCAGCAATGCAAGTATCATGATTGTTGTAATAATTACTGTACTTTGCAATCAATACAAATAGGGACACATGAACAAAATCCTACTGCTATTGAATGTACAGATTGCCAGTCATTTCAACTTAAATAA